The following nucleotide sequence is from uncultured Roseateles sp..
TGAGGCCCTGGAAACGCACCGGCACCGCGGTCTGGATTTCTTCATCATCACCCAGCACCCGAACCTGGTGCATCAGAACGTGCGCCGCCTGGTCGGCCGGCACATTCATCTGCGTGATGTCGGCCTGCTCGGGCGCTGGTGGTACGAGTGGCCCGAGGCGACGGACCCGGCCCTGTTTCGTTCGGCTCCGATCAAGAAGAGCTACAAGCTGCCCAAGGCAGTGTTCGGCAGCTACAAGAGCGCGAGCCTTCATGTGAAGCCCATACGCTCGATCCCCCGCAGCGTGATCCTGCTGGGCGTGTGCCTCGTCGGCGGCGGCTACCTCGGGTGGACTGGCTACCAATCGATATCGGCCAAGGTGAATCCGCCTAAGGTGGAAGCAAAGGCCCGCCCTGCCCCTGAACATGGTGAAAAAGCCGGGGAGGGGTGGACGGCGAACGCATCGCGGGCGACGGCCCCCCCCGTACCGGCTAGCGCTCCTGAGCCTGTGGTGGTCGGGTGCATTGCGATGCCTAAGCGGTGTACGTGCATCGATGCAGCGGGCACGCCGCTTGTCATCGACTGGCAGGTCTGCCAGGACTCGGCTCGGGGCTTCGGCGGCGTCGTCAAGCTGGCGATGGAGACCAGACCGGGCCAGCAGATGCCCGCACAGCGCGCTGAAACAGTCGCGCAGGTGTCAGTGCCCCAGGGAGGCGGTTTTGTGAGCCTGGGCGGCGATCCAAGGGCGCACATACGCCAATAGCCGGGGGCTGGGGCTGGCCCCAGTGAGCCCGGAGGGCGTTGCTGCCGTCCTTGGTCTAGCTGCAGCGCTTGGCCGTGGCGGCTACACCGGCCAGCCTGTTAGGTTGCCGCGTCATCTAGACGGATTTCTGGCATGCTCCTGGGCAGGGAGAGAAAAGCCATGGGTATACAAGACCGGGATTGGTATCGTGATGCGCTTCGTGAGAAGCAACGATACACAGAGCGCGCGAGAACGCGTGTCAATCTCAGGCGGCCGGAGAGAGTTTTCAGACAGCCGGTCCACGTGGCGAAGTCAGGTTTCATCACGCCGTTGATTTGGGCGCTCGTCTTCCTAATTTTCGCCTTTGTCGTGTACGACATGAGTAAGCACGGCGTTCCGTTCACGTTGGCTGGCTTCAAGTGGTGGCTTTCACTTTGGAAGTCTCCGGGCTGATGCCTCGTTTGCCGCTGGGCCGTAGTGGCGCAGGTCAGCGGTGTTCGCCTCGAGCGTGCCTGGCTTTCGCTTCAGGTCGCCGATGTGCCGCCAGAGCGAACTGTTCATGGCTAGTGCGAGTTGTGTGCGGTTGAACATTTCGCAATCCCACGTGCTGTGGCCCTCGCGAGACAACCACCACAATGACAGTAAGGCCATACGGGGCGCATTCGTCTTTTTCCAGCGCCATACAGTTCGCTCGGACACACCCAGCGCCCGAGCGATGCGCGGTGTGTCACGTGCCGACAATCCGAGGTCTGACAGCAGATCCTCGAAGCTCCCTGTTCCGCTCGGTAGGCGGTTCAACATGGCTTTAACTCTGCCGATTTCAGGAGGGCCAGGACGCGCAAAAAGCGGTGCAGAAGCCTGCCAATACGGCCACGCTGAAAGGTGGACAATGTATCTTATGTCAACTTCAGGATGCGATGGATCAAGCGCTTCCGCAGGATGCGTCTTCATAGGTATCTGATCCCGGCTTGCTTCCAAAGACTGCAGTTCGCATGACGAGAACTTGTCATGCTCAACCGCCTACCCACCCCCGTGCAGTGCCCGTCGCTCGGACAGATTCTTGACGACCTCGGCCGCCCAACCGTCAAGCGCCTGGCAAAGGCGCTTGGAACCTCGCAGGCATCCGTCTATCGATGGATCGCAAAGGACCAAGCACCCAGACCGGTGATGCTCTCCCTGTTCTGGCTGACGCGCTGGGGCATGAGTCTTGTTGATGCCGAGGCCGTCAACGATGCCCGGTTAAAAGCTCAAATAGCGCGATGCCTTCAAGATGAAAACGACAGGCTTAGGTTCGAGCTGGCCCGGGTTCTTTCAATTGGCGACTTCGGCGCAGCGAATGACCCGACGCTAGAAAGCCTGCGAGTGACCGCGAAGATTTTCACGATTCGGGTCTGAGTTGTTCGCATGCGAAATATGCGATGCCTGCGGCCCGGGCTCTATGGCTTTGCCACCAAGCCCCGGGTACAGGTCTTGGCCCATCCGGGTAACGATCCCTATCGCGCCGCTTGCCACCTGTGAGGCGTTAACCCGGGCAAGCTGCACCGGTCGCGCCAGTCGCTGCGCTTGTCGGCCCTTGGCCTGTGTCACGCCCAGTGCTGTCGCTTGCCCTAGACAGCCTCAAAAGGCGGCCACCGCTGAATCCGCCGAAAACACCCCCATCGACCCCGTGCTTTGCGAGGGGCGCGATGGGGGTGTTTTTTATTCGGCGGATGCAGCGGCAGCCGCCTTTTGTACGGTGCGCGAAGACCCCACCCCCCGCCCTCCCGAGGGAGGGAGCGAGGAAGCCTCTTCTGAAGGTATTGCCTTCAAAACCTAACCTCGGGAGATATTGAAATGAATGCAGCCGTTATGAAGACCGCCGCCGCCGCCCTTGATACTGCATGGGCGGTGCGCCTGATTCCGCTGTCCAGCATCGCCACGCGCGAGCAGGTTCGCACGCGAAACGGGTTTGACAAGGCCAGTATTTCGGAGCTGGCCGAATCAATCAAGACCTATGGCGTTTTGCAACCCATCGTGTTGCAGCGCGATCCGGAGCAGGATGCCGGATACGTGGTGCTCTATGGCCATCGCCGCTTCGCCGCCGCCCAGGTCGCCCAGCTGGATGCAATCCCGGCCATCGTCAGCGACTCGGACCCGGCCGGCCTGACCGAATTGCAATTGACCGAGAACCTGCAGCGCGAGAACCTCAACCTGGCCGACACGGCAGACGCGGTGCGCAAGCTGGCCGACCTCTACGGCAAGCCGGCCGAGATCGCCAAGCGCGTCAACAAGTCCCCGGCTTGGGTTTCCAAGCATCTGATGCTGACTTCGCCGAAGTTCGATGCTCGAGTGCGCACGCTGCTGGACAGTGGCGCGACGGAAGACGTTGAGTTGCTGAACACGCTGAATCAGATCGCCAAGCACAAGGAGGCCGAGCCGGTGCTACGCCGCTTACTTGACGATGTAGCCAACAACCGCGCCGGCCGTCAGAAGGTGCGCGATGCGCTGGACCAGATCAAGGCGGCCAAGCCTGGCCAAGAGTCTGCAGGCAGCCAGGATGAACCGGAGTCCAGCGAAGGCGGCGAGCCTGGCGACGAAAACGAGGACGCCGGCAGCAAGGACCACTCCGAATTATTCGGCCGTATCGAACTGACCGTAGACAACGACACGTTCGCCAAGTATCAGGCACTGGGCGGTGCCGAGTGGTTCCTGTCCGCGATCGCCGCCGCCAGCGTCAAGGAGTGACGCGCCATGCCCATCACCCTAGTGACGGGTCTGCCGGGGCACGGCAAGACCCTGTACACCTTGGCCCGGTGGAAGGACGAGGCCGCCAAAGACAAGCGGCCCGTGTTTCACAACGGCATCAAGGAATTGAAGCTTCCCGGGTGGCAGGTCTGGGACCCGAAGGACTGGGAGAACTTGCCCAGCGGCGCAATCATGGTCATCGACGAAGCGCAATTCGTGTTCCCGATCCGGGGGCGCGGACAGCCTGAGTCATGGATTGAACGCCTGGCAGTACATCGGCACTTGGGCCTGGACTTCGTCCTGATCACCCAGGAGCCGATGAACATGGATAGCTTCGTCCGCCGTCTGGTCGACCGGCACTTCCATATCGTGCGCAAGTTCGGCACGCACTGGGCGACGATTCACGAGTTTGTGAACGGGGTACGTGAGAACGTCGCGAAGAATCGCAAGGGCTCGATTCGGCATGAGTGGCGGTTTCCCAAGGCGCTGTTTGGCCTCTACAACAGCGCCGAGCAGCACACGGCCAAGGTACGCATACCTTGGCGGGTCTGGCTGTTGCTGGCGTGCCCTGTGGTGTTCGGGGTGGCGGCCTGGATGGCCTGGAAGGGCACGCACCCGGATTCGCATGCGAAATACGAAGACCAGGCGCAAGGTCAAGCGTCAGGACGGCCAGGGCCGCAGACGGCCCCGGCACCCGTGCAAAAGACCCTGACGCCACTCCAGTACGCGGAGCAGTTTCAACCGCGCGTAGAGGGCTTGCCGCATACCGCGCCAGTCTATGACGAGGTAACGAAGCCGACACAGGCGCCCTACCCTGCAGCCTGCATTGCCAGCAAGGTCAAATGCGGGTGCTACAGCCAGCAGGGCACAAAGCTGGAGACGCCTGAGTCGCTATGCCGGCAGATCGCGGATGGAGGGTTCTTTGTGGCCTGGAATCAGACGGTCGCCCAGGCGGTGCCGTATCAGCAGCAGGGGCCGGGGACACAGGCACAACAACCGGAATCCAGCATCATCAGTTTTGGGGGTGATCCAAAAGCACATGTAGTCAAGTCGCAGCGATGATCAGCCAGCGCCGACGATTGACCGGTATCTGATGCTATCGAGTAAGGGGTTATCCGACAGGCGCGTCGCCAAGTTCCTGATACGCTGGAACTTCATTGAAGCGTGCCAAGCGCGATGCACATCCGTCAGCGACGTGGCGCACAAAATTTGCACACTACATAGTTCGGCACCTCTAAATGAGCGCTGGAGGTAGCCTTGAAATCAAAGCGCTCTGAGTTCACAAGGTATCGGGAGAAAACACTATGGTTGCGCCAATCGTCGGAAAGAATCTCGGCAAACTTTTCCGGAACATTCAGAACATTGAATGGCTTGCTGTTCAAGCCGCCGAGACCGCTGTAAGTCAAGTTTTCCTATCCCCGATCGGGCACAAGGTTCACGCGTACTTACACGTTCACATTTTTCACGGCGACCAACAGATCGGATCTGTATACCAAGCTCCGGATGGTCATTTCTACGTCAAAACCACTCAAGGTGAGCGATTTTGGCTGAATCAGGATCAACTCACTTGGCACAACGCTTGAGAGTAGAGCGATGAGTGATTCAGACAAACAAAAAAGCGGCTTCTTTGATGCGATTCGAGAAGGGTACAAGGAACAAGACGACAAACTTGCTACGGATCAGCGCACCACGCAACAAAAAATCTTGGAGGGTGCGGCTGTAGGCGCTACGGAATCTCTGTTCCATCCGTTTCGATGGTTGCGGTCACTGCTCAAGTAGCGTGCCGCTGAGGGTTCTGGCAAATTGTTCGAGCCAATGCCCTCAGCGAATCACGGAATCCTGGTACCTGGCCAGCAAGCACCGAATTTCGCATGCGAACCGCCTAGCCCTACTTCTGGGCCATTTTTTTTATCGAGCCACCAATAAGAGCCCATCGAGAGCCAGCCGCGCGGCCAGCGACGAGGCTGGTACCACAAAGGGCTACCCTCGTGCCAAAATCGATAAACATCGCGATATATGGAGATAATTATGCCGAAAATGACATTAAAAGATGGGGTGCTAACAGCTGAAGTATATGTTCAAGTCACCAGAGATTATGTCTGTTCATGCGGTCAAAATATAACCGTAACATTGGACTGGCCCGAGGGACTCACCGTGAACGGTCCAGTTAATATCAATAAAAACTGTCCCGCATGTAATGAGGCCATCGTTATTCCTGCCGGCAAGCATTACATTGAAAATTACAAGCTTCTCACGAAATAGAATACCGCATGCGAAACGCCCGCCCCCTTACTCCCAGGCAGGGCCCTACTTCTGCACCATCCTCTTGATTGAGCCGCCGGTGAGCCCATCCAGCGTCAGCCGCGCAGCCAGGGCCGAGAACAGCACCGCCGCAAAGCTTCCCAGATTCAGCGTTGACATGAACAGCAACCGGGGGCTGGGCTGACCAGCTTTGGCGGCGATCCTCGGGCGCACATCGCCAAAGGGAATCAGTAGGCTGGCAACCTGACTGTTTGCTTGGATTGGCGGTGCGTTCGGTAGGGTGTTATCCGGCAGTCGCGGCGCCAAGTCCCTGTTACGCTTGCATTTAAACGAACGGAGCTTGCCATGGGTATCCTTATGACTCCCAATCAGCGGCGCGGATATCTCATTGCGCGAGAATTCGTTTTGGCCCAGTTTTTTGCTTGGTTCGCGTTGCTGGTCGGCTCAATTGCCTATTTCAGTCAAGATTCTTATAGGCGCGAGCTCGCTGTATTTCCATTGGCAAGTTTAATAGCGCTTTTGGTAACTTATCTGCCATTTCTCTACATTCGTGCCTTCATATCGGCTTGGCGCATATGGCGCGGAAGCGAACCACCACCTGAAGTCACACTTGAGGAACAGAAATCTCAGGTCGAAGCCGCACAAGCGGCGGTAAAAGGAATCATGGGCGGTGGCTAGCTACTGTTCTGCAAGCTCTGAATTTCGCATGCGAAACGCCTGGCCTTTGTTCCTCCGCATGACTCTACTTCTGCACCATCCTCTTGATTGAACCTCCGGTGAGGCCATCAAGCGCCAGGCGCGCAGCCAGCGCGGAGAACAGCACCGCCGCAAAGCTTCCCAGCTTCAGCGTTGACATGATTTGCATGGTCTGAGGCGGCAGGCCCGCAAAGCTGGCATTGATCATCAGCTTGATCCACTCCAGCGAGAAATCGACCCCGGTGTAGACGACGTAGCCGATACCCAGGCTGATCAACACCTTTCCGACCAGCGTTCCCGCCGCCGATACCAGGCCGCCCAACAGTGCTGCGATAAACAAAGGCATGGCTATTTCCTAAAGACGATGAAGGCCGCGAACAGGTACGACAGGCCTGTGATGATTTGCCCGAGGATGGTCAGCACCCCGCACATGTTCGAGAACGGCAGCGTGACCGACGCCGCCCCCATCGCAATCGACATATCAGCCGGGCAGCCGCCCGACCCGCCAAAGATCGGCGTCGAATTCAGCCGAGCGCTCAAGTCCATAGACATCACATCGGGCGCAGCGCCCGGGTGCCCTGCCGGCCTGGCCTCGCCACTGGCCGCCGCAACGCCCGCCTCGCTGAGTGGTGTCTTCGTGTCGAACAGCTCGCAATTGCGCTTGTAGACCTCTTGCGCCACAGCGCACTGGACCGGGTCGCCGTCGCACGTGGTGGCTGCACAGGCGCCGCCGAACGATCCCCGCTTGCAGATCGGCGCGTCCGGGTTCTCCTTGCAGAACGACAGCTGTTCCTTGGTGTCGCTCTTGGTGCCCACGACCGCCCCGGAGGCGTCGCGGTACGTTGTCGTCGTCGTGCAATCGCTTTGGGTGCACTTGGTTTCCTTGGACGCCGACACCGCGCCGGGAACGCCGTCGATAGGGGCAGGCGTTGAACCAGTCGGCGCGCTGGCCGATTGCGACGGCCCGGGAATCGTGGTGTCTTTGCAGGCCACGCAGACCGAAGTCCCGTTCACCGTGCCCGGGCACATGTTCGCCCCGCAAGGCGTAGGCGCATCGCCCTTTGAGGTTGTTCCCGTCGCCACACCGTTGGCAACGTCACCGCCACACTGCCCGCCTGTGTACTTCAGCGGCCAGGTCGCCCAAAGCGTGCCGTCTGCAGCACCCTTGACGCTGGCCGGGTTCGCCACGCAGCCATTCACGCACATCGGGCCGACATTGGCGACTTTCTGATCGGGTGTCGTGATGGGGTTGAAGCTGCCAGGCGATGGACAGATATAGGGCTGACATTTGCCGCCTGTGCCCGGTGCCGTGCCCAAGCTGCACTCACAACGGGTGCTTGATCCCGCCACCGGTGCCGACCCGCTTGGGCAGGCAATGACGCGAGCCGCACCCGCAGACACAGTCTGCCGACCCTGCGCCGTGGACACGTCGACGGAGCACTGCACCGAATTGTCCGATGGCCCATAGCCGCCGCAGACCGGTGCGCCGACGCTGATCGGCTGATAGTACGGACTGGCGTATTGCGATTGCCCTTTGGCTGTGAGCGCAGAGCCACAGGCTTCGAGAGGTGAGGCGCCGCCACCGCCGAGACTGCAATTCCATGACGACGCCTTGCCGACTTCGCCATAAGCCCAGACCGACGATGCAGCGGCCCACACGAGAACTGCAAAGATCAATCGCGCAAGACGATCCATAGCCCCCCCAGGATCGCAATCACCACATAGACACCCATTTGCTGTGCTCCCTTTGCAATGCTCCGCGCCGCTTGGAATTCGCAGGCGAAACATTGAAAAAAGGCCGGGGCCGAAGCCCCAGCCACTCGACTTACAGAGCGGAACGAATCCACTTCCAGGTCTTGATGCCGACCACGACGGCGAACACGGCAGTGCCAACCGAAGTGATGGTGGCGATGGCCGCATTGATCGGCGCCAGGTCCAGAGCGGAATCGGCAGCCATGGCCACACCGGTACCCGCCAGCATCACGACCGCCGCGACGGCTTGCTTGGCGCTGACGTTGTTGAACACGGCCAGACGGGCGCGCAGTTGCTTGTTCATAGAAATCCTCTCATGTGCCGATGGTTGATGTAGGGGCGTCGCCTATCGGCGTCAGCCACGCCCCGAATCAATCGCTTTCTCTGTCAGAGAGCACGGAGCGAATGGCCCGAACCGCCCAAGCCGCGATCCAGACGGAGCCGACCGCCGCAGCGACCAGGCCGCCATCGGCGTAGGACATGTTCCAGGGCGAAGGCGCCAGATCGCAGACCGGCAAGGGAACGTATTCGACCCAGGACGTCGCAGGGCACGCCTGCGTTTCCGAACCGTCAATCAAAGTCTTCAGGAACTTGATTTGCACGCCGTCACCGTTCTGGCTGATCGCCGTGGTCTTGTAGGCGCAGCCGCCCTCATAGCTGAAGAACGTGGCATGGTGGGCACTGATGTAGGCATCGACTGCCCGGAAGGGGTCAGCGAAGCACTGACCCGCGAAGTACAAACCGGTATCCGTGGGGCCGTCCATGTTCAGCACTCCGCATCGAGGTCTACGACCAGGGTCGCGCCCCGGTCGCAATGGTCTTCGGTGAGTTGCGCCACCTGTTCCAAGTCATCGGCCACGCCGAAGCGGATGGCCGTCGCGAGCGATGGGGTCCAAGACACATCACCCGAGCGAGGGTCAGAGTGCAGAAACTGGAACGTCACGCCGGACTGGATCAGGTAGCGCGACATGGTCAGGCCGCCTTCTTGGCCGCCGGCTGATCCGTGATCGGGCGCAGCGCGTGGACGACGGTCTTTTGCGTCTTGCCGTTGGTGACGATTTCCATGTCGGCCATCGCGACGAACGGGAACGGCAGGTGTTTGTATTTGTCCAGTTCACCGCTCAGGCCGATGTTGTATTCGGCGGCCGCCTGGCCCACCGCATTGCCCTTGGTGGCGTCCAGATCGACCAGGGCATAAACCTTGGTGGAGTCATAGACGCCGCCGTCATCGAGCGTGCCTTTGCTGGCCTTCATGCCGACGACTTGCACTTGCGCTTGAAACTTCATGTCTTCCCTTTCTTGTTTCGCATGCGAAACGTTATGCAGCCCCGTTGAACGACGGCGCAAACGAGGGGGCGAACCCGTCCGCGACTTTTTGGTAAAGAGCGCGCAATCCGACTTCGCCGATGCCACGCAGGCGACGGGGAAGGCGATGTGATTGCGTCTCTACGACCTGGGCGATCAGATCGCCGCCCAGGTTGAACACCGTTGCTGCCGTTGCACCTGCGGTGTTCATGAACCAAGCCAGGTTGCGCACCACCTGCGCTTCGTGTGTCTTGTCGGCGACCTCGGCTTGCGTGGGCATGCGGTAGGCCTGCGCGTTGATGTCCAGTTCTTCGAGCAGGTCCGCACAGAAGCCGTAGGCACCTGCGAAGACATCGCCCGGACGCTTCAAGACGCTCAGATCAATGATTCGGTGATTGCTGCGGAACTCGACCTCGTACCTGATCCACGGATCGCCGGATTCAGGGCCGAACAGCTGGTGACCCTTCTCATAGGCCCGGAACAGCTTGCCGGTGGCACGGGAGCCGACGTAGAAGGTGCGCGAGTGACCTGCGGTCCAGCTGCCTGCCTCTTGCTGGCCGGGGCGTTTGCCTCGTACATCGAACTGACCGGCTTTGTAAGCTGACTGGACAGCTTCAATTTGATGACCGGTCCAGACATCGAGCGCCAGGTCTATACGCGTGATCCAGCCGCGTGATTCGGCGATGAAGTCATGCAGCTTGCCGCCCATGCGATTTGCGTCGATGTGGATCAGCGCCGACCCAAACAGGTTGAAATGCACGGTGCTGGCTTGGTGCATACCGGATGCGTTCTTGGCACTGCCTCCCGCGAGGACGTAGCCAACGATCTCGCCCTCATACATGAGCGCGGTCTTCGCGGTGTAGTAGTCCATGCCCTTTTCGTCCACATTGCCGACCGTGATCGATCCAAGCAGTTCGACAATCAGGCGGGCACCAGCCGCCGAGACCATGTGCGCGGAGGTGTAGGGGTCTGCATCGGCACAGCGAGACTGCCGAACGACATCCCGGCCCCGCTGGTCCATCAGGTCCAATGCCGTGACATCGAGTAGATTCCGGTCCGACTTGATGACCGCATCGAGCGGGACCGTGAAGCGCAGCCAGTCCGCACGAACTCGGCCGGGGTTGCGCTGTTCGATTTGCTCCAAGGTCCACTTGACCTTAGATCCGGACATCACCGGCTTGGCGGCAACTGTCCTCATTGCCCTGCACCTGTTGTTGTCCCCGTGTTACCGAGGGGGACAGCGGCGTGCGCCGCTTGGGCGTCGCAAGCTCCGCCTGGCGCAGCGCCCGCCGCCCGCTTCTCACGCAACATCAGGAGACGCGCCGCAGAACGGTCTGCCAGGCTGTCCAGGGCCTGGAATGCCAGGTAGCCGGCGACCAGGCCGAACAGGAAGAAGATGCCGCAGAGCACGGACACCGCAGCGAGCAGGTTACCGAGCGATTCCAGATCGGCCGGGGTCATTGCGGCACCTCGCAGAGGCACAGGCCATTGCCAGCACATGCCCGGACGTTCGCATGCGGAACCCATTGCGGACCGGCCCCGGCATCGAGCCGGAACCAGTCCGTGCCCATCGTGCCGCCCTTGACCTCAGCGACTCGCGCACACTGGACTACACCACGGATGCGCGCCTGAACGTGCACTGGTATCGAGCGGCCATGCCACACCCGCTCTTCGCAAAGCTCGGCATAGCCCGACGCCGTCAAAGCCTCTTGCGGTGCAACTGATCCCTGATGTACATTCGCGGTCATGTTTCCGGTCATCCGTAGTTTTATACAGAATTCTGTATAAGTCGGATTGGACGGATTATATGGAATTCAGTAAATAAGGGTTTTCCCTATGACGCTCGCCGAACTCATTGATGCCGCACGCAGGAAACAAGGCACCCTTGGCAAGGTCGCCGAAATAATGGGGATAGCTCAGCCACGCCTGAGTGAGTGGAAGGCCAACAAATACGCGCCGAGCGCTTCCGCAATCGCGCAACTGGCAGAGCTAGCTGATCTGCCAGTCCTGGACACGCTCGCAGCGGTCGAAGCCGAATTGGAACCGGCGACCAGCGAAATATGGCTGCGTGCCTTGGGAAAGCTGAGGGCGGCCGGAGTAGCCGCAACAGTGACGATGACGATGGGAACGGCGGCAATCCTGGGGGCAACACCTGACGCCAACGCCTCCCCTACCCCATCAAACGCCGGTCCGTCTGTATCTTATGTCAACTTATGCATTGAGGCGCCACTCATGGGGCGGCAGCTAGCATCCTCTATTCAAGCGTCAAGCTGCCCCGGCCCAGCCCGAGAAGCTCGGTAGCGATCTTTCGCACCGCGTCAGCTGGCACACCCTGCCAGTTTTCAGTGGTCGCCGGTACGGGATGGCCCTGTTGCAACAGCATCTGGCGCAGGTCGCGCATCACGCAAGCATTCGCGAAGGCATGGGGTGAATCGCGAGATATGGACTGGTTGGCGTCGAACTTGGCCAACAACGCCACGAGCGAGGCTTGGGCCACCGACAGTTCGGCGAGCTTGGCCCGGTACTCCAGGGTCGCCTGGTCCAGCAATGGTTGCTCCCTGAGATCGACCAGGTGTTGCGCCTCATGTGTCAGGAAGCTGACGCGGAAGGCTTCGGGCTTGCCCCGGTAGGCCGGTGCCACGCAGAACAGCCGACCGTCGGCAGCCCAGCCGCCGGTGTGCAAGGTCTCGGCCGTGGCGAATCCCAACCATCCCAGGCTGACGAAGCGATCAAGGCAGACGACGTCGACCTCCACCCTCGCCTGTGGCAATTGCGCCTGGTGGCGAACCGGCTCCTGCTCGCGCCAAAGCATGAATTCGCGCAAAGGCGCGGTGCGACCGAACAGGGTGAACAGCCCCTGCGACTGGAAGCGTTCGCTCAACGCGGCTTCGATGCCGTCAAAGCCTTTCGCCGGTTGATCGGTGAGTCCGGCCAACCGAGCCAGGTCGCGTTGGAGCCTGGCCTCGCCATCGCCCCCCGTCGCAAGCCCCAGCAGCACGCTGTGCCAATAGACCCGATAGGCCCGCAGCACGGCCATCGGCCAAGGGTCGAGCGCGGCGTCGTCCGCCGTGTAGCCCCAGCCGTCTGTGGACGATGCGCCGGCCTCATCACGCAGCGGCGCCGCACCGAAACGCTTCAGCATCGCTTGCACCGTTGCACGGTGCGCGTCGCTGAACTGCTCCAGCGGCACCTCATGCAAACGCGACAGCGCGGCGGCCAGATGCCCCTGAGCCGCCAGCGCCATTGCCTGGGAAAAGACAGCCCTAGATCGCTCCATCGCAGGGGTCGCGTCGGCTGGGCTGCCAGCGGTGGCGGCTACAGCGGCCATTTTTTTGTGCATCACGCAGAACGTCCTCCGGGGTCGGATTCTGTCGCATCAGGGGCTGAGTCGGTTGTAGGACATCGGTGCCATACCACCCGGAGCGCGCGCCGACAGCCGAATCCGCGGCCGGCCGATGGCGGCGGGCACGGGCGGAGACGATGCTTGTCATGGCGATACAGACGCATTGCCGGTACGGGCCCTGAACGGCTGCCTTCCCCCGGTACTGTGCTGCCCGCCGGCCTGACCTTTTTGAATCTCATCACTCACCGAAAGGCAACGACGATGAATGCAATCCGCAAGCAAAGCATGACGCTGTTGGCCGTGGCCGCAGCTGCCCTGGTGCTGTCCGCCTGTGACCGGCCGGTCGATACCCGCGCCGGGGTCGGGCAGGCCGTCGACGCTCCAGCCACCAAGCCCGCTGCCCAGATGGTGAATACCGCCGAGCAGGCCAAGATTGCCCTGGCCGACGCAGCCATCACTGCGAAAATCAAGACCGAACTGTCCGAGGAGCCCAGCCTGGCTGCGCTGCATATCAAGGTCAGCACCAGGGAAGGCCTGGTGGACCTGACCGGCACGGCTCCCGACCTCGTCCTGCGGGAGCGCGCCACCCGCGTGGCTGCCACCGTCAAGGGTGTGTTGAGCGTTGACAATCACATGGTCGTCAGCAGTTGACCGGCGTTTGATCGACGGTTGATCGACCCGAAGCTGCACCAGCGGTCAGTCTGTTGCTGATCGCTTGCAGGATTCAATCATTTCCATAATAATCAAATTATG
It contains:
- a CDS encoding BON domain-containing protein, whose protein sequence is MNAIRKQSMTLLAVAAAALVLSACDRPVDTRAGVGQAVDAPATKPAAQMVNTAEQAKIALADAAITAKIKTELSEEPSLAALHIKVSTREGLVDLTGTAPDLVLRERATRVAATVKGVLSVDNHMVVSS